The following are encoded together in the Vibrio splendidus genome:
- a CDS encoding ATP-binding protein, with translation MNQYAVICLDNNPVSIERIRSELAPLASVFDIYTAENIEDAHHALEDIHDHHQTVALVITHHHSGFNGVQFLIELEQLPHSNTARTILVSASSDIQSILTAVNEGRLNHCLTKPVQDQVLFKSAQKELTSFVIQYDSENLLSYSDALDQQRLFRAHIEQKIHSFQSGFIHDYHQLSDNALAERVVSALQDVFSKDDKTKAIRDYSPEHLLTVEGEDNRFLWLIIEGEAALYKKDELGQQREVVRHSKGNIVGGMSFVTGEPSFSTAITLTQTRVIKLDKDSFAQVMHSNNTLLPLFTNLLLRHFNRRLQRSITNKIKLQQTLESLESAHQQLIEKEKMAMLGQLVAGVAHELNNPIAAILRSIETLSEHLDQILENSSLPESNKGTDVLAHSKLAKPLSTAQERQLVKHLTSTIDDRALAKKAVRLNLSQDSAVLDTLKDSPVAGKELLNDLEHYHYVGNSIRSIQVCSKRIADMVKSLKSYAREDEEVRHYADIHEGLEDTLVIFENRLKHHQLEKHYDTELPPLLCQSLSLQQVWTNLISNALDALSERGKVSITTSQQTKGDDTFLVVEISDTGHGIAKEDISTIFNPNFTTKKEGNFGLGIGLSISQQIVSAHQGFILVKSEVGSHTHMQVWLPFKQEGAPHE, from the coding sequence GTGAATCAATACGCTGTTATCTGTTTGGACAATAATCCGGTTAGCATTGAAAGAATACGTTCGGAGCTGGCTCCGTTAGCATCTGTATTCGATATTTATACTGCCGAGAACATAGAAGACGCGCATCACGCATTAGAAGATATCCATGATCACCACCAAACCGTTGCTTTAGTGATCACTCATCATCATTCTGGATTTAATGGTGTGCAATTTCTTATTGAACTGGAACAGCTGCCCCATAGTAATACCGCAAGAACGATATTAGTCAGCGCTTCGTCAGACATTCAATCCATTCTGACCGCGGTGAATGAAGGCCGGCTCAATCACTGCCTAACCAAACCCGTTCAAGATCAAGTTCTATTCAAATCGGCGCAAAAAGAGCTGACCTCTTTTGTTATCCAATACGACTCAGAAAACCTGTTATCTTACAGTGATGCGTTGGATCAACAGCGCTTATTCAGAGCGCACATCGAGCAAAAGATTCATTCTTTTCAATCGGGGTTCATTCACGACTACCACCAGCTTTCTGACAATGCCCTTGCAGAGCGTGTCGTCAGTGCATTACAAGATGTGTTTTCAAAAGATGACAAAACCAAGGCCATTCGAGACTACTCACCCGAACATCTCCTCACTGTAGAAGGTGAAGACAATCGCTTTTTATGGCTGATCATTGAGGGTGAAGCCGCTCTCTATAAAAAAGATGAGTTGGGGCAACAGCGGGAAGTGGTACGACACTCTAAGGGCAACATTGTCGGCGGGATGTCATTTGTGACGGGTGAACCTTCATTCTCAACCGCGATAACCCTAACGCAAACACGAGTCATCAAGCTGGATAAAGATAGCTTTGCTCAAGTGATGCACTCAAACAATACCCTGCTGCCGTTATTCACCAATCTATTGCTCCGTCATTTTAACCGCCGCTTGCAAAGAAGTATCACTAATAAAATCAAGCTGCAACAAACGTTGGAGTCACTAGAGTCTGCACATCAACAATTGATCGAGAAAGAGAAGATGGCGATGCTTGGGCAACTTGTCGCGGGCGTTGCTCATGAGTTGAACAACCCTATTGCCGCGATCTTACGAAGTATTGAAACCTTGTCTGAACATCTCGACCAGATACTCGAAAACTCGTCACTCCCAGAATCGAATAAAGGGACTGACGTGCTGGCGCATTCAAAGTTAGCCAAGCCACTATCAACGGCTCAAGAAAGACAACTCGTAAAGCACCTCACCTCTACTATCGATGATCGTGCGCTAGCCAAAAAAGCCGTGAGACTAAACCTAAGCCAAGACTCGGCGGTTCTAGACACCTTGAAAGACTCACCTGTCGCAGGCAAAGAGCTGCTCAATGACTTAGAGCATTACCACTATGTTGGAAACTCTATCCGCTCAATTCAAGTATGCAGCAAGCGTATTGCCGATATGGTTAAAAGCCTAAAAAGCTATGCCCGAGAAGATGAAGAGGTTCGCCACTACGCGGACATTCACGAAGGGCTTGAAGATACCTTAGTGATCTTTGAAAACAGACTCAAACATCATCAACTCGAAAAACATTACGACACCGAATTACCGCCTTTATTGTGCCAGTCGCTCTCGCTACAACAAGTATGGACGAACCTGATCTCTAACGCACTCGATGCCCTTTCTGAACGAGGAAAAGTGTCAATCACTACCTCTCAACAGACGAAAGGTGACGACACGTTTCTAGTAGTGGAAATTTCCGACACCGGCCATGGCATTGCGAAAGAAGACATCAGCACCATTTTCAACCCAAATTTCACGACCAAAAAAGAAGGTAACTTTGGTTTAGGAATTGGTTTATCTATTTCTCAACAAATCGTTTCGGCTCATCAAGGGTTTATTTTGGTGAAGTCTGAGGTAGGCAGCCATACACACATGCAAGTGTGGCTTCCATTCAAACAAGAAGGAGCACCTCATGAATAA
- a CDS encoding HDOD domain-containing protein: MNHLSFFWLPQNKALLLKGLESEFAQLVGHSISAGKITLPPIPNVVLKIQKLCTLESTGIAEVAECLLEDPGLTAVVIRVANSVVFNRRNITCVDMMTAVSRLGILRVRDIVTAQAIEQLKHSVNLSKECNELLVQSASVSKELGATMVLVTNGFKELSPIEYRYLEHEKSLLVGLLADIGLFCLVSEYHLYLENGNYLDHDIALQIFQGQCSATSKLVLNRWGFDSDFIDVCSNTINSHEEREVSYLDIARIANHLLMFRNKDENIDDHEVELNVTGAEVLYKLSNLSKHDFNAKLSDVINTSGF; the protein is encoded by the coding sequence ATGAATCATTTATCGTTTTTCTGGCTACCACAAAATAAGGCTCTTCTCTTAAAGGGTCTAGAATCAGAGTTTGCCCAACTTGTTGGCCATTCTATTTCAGCGGGAAAAATAACACTTCCTCCTATCCCTAACGTTGTGCTGAAAATTCAAAAGCTTTGCACCCTCGAATCAACCGGGATTGCCGAAGTTGCCGAATGCTTACTTGAAGATCCAGGCCTCACTGCTGTCGTCATTCGAGTGGCTAACTCTGTCGTATTCAACAGACGCAACATTACTTGTGTCGATATGATGACGGCTGTGTCGCGCCTTGGCATATTAAGAGTGCGTGACATCGTTACGGCTCAGGCTATTGAACAACTCAAGCATTCAGTCAACCTGAGTAAAGAGTGTAATGAGTTACTGGTTCAGAGCGCTTCTGTCTCCAAAGAACTCGGCGCCACTATGGTACTGGTGACCAACGGCTTCAAAGAACTCTCCCCTATCGAATACCGCTACCTTGAACATGAAAAGTCACTGCTTGTTGGGTTACTGGCTGACATTGGTTTGTTCTGTTTAGTGAGCGAATACCACCTCTACCTCGAAAATGGCAATTACCTAGACCACGATATTGCCCTACAAATATTCCAAGGCCAATGTTCTGCAACCAGTAAACTGGTGCTTAATCGTTGGGGCTTCGACAGCGACTTTATTGATGTGTGCAGTAATACCATTAATAGCCACGAAGAACGCGAAGTGTCTTACTTGGATATTGCACGAATCGCTAATCACCTGCTGATGTTCAGAAACAAGGATGAGAACATCGATGATCACGAAGTTGAACTTAACGTGACAGGTGCAGAGGTGCTTTATAAATTAAGCAACTTGAGCAAACATGATTTTAATGCAAAGCTAAGCGACGTGATCAATACTAGTGGCTTCTAA
- a CDS encoding DUF945 family protein, with protein sequence MEQLRKIGAIGGAISLALCWPLAVGQIGQNAITDGVAKLNNSSIQAEIVEYDRGYLSSTVTTRVTVTDESLKEQLALDGLPSEFVINSAVSHGLVSLNALSTFENTDILPLTLTTSTELNGNTDFNFELSQFNHQGSEENGTSVSITKSNLSGHATVLGQVDYQLSIPSVQIDFETGEEVTLSNLKGIGSGQQAKGYWLGTQNFTIDSFLISDSAMQPFMTIENSKYDFESHLDEATKRLSSSLKLDIANIETNEGQLNNLNVDFEMSKLDSQSFEKIFEIYQANPVLTQDDVAEIIPFIDVLFAKGFDLSMNNMSLELGKGQFESKWLVSVPEGTENISSNPSMIVPALTGNVQSSFSNELVEEYPFIREGIDELIVMEMIKQTESGYEITADLENGNLVFENGQEIPLIALLMPAFVQ encoded by the coding sequence ATGGAACAGTTAAGAAAAATTGGTGCAATTGGCGGAGCAATCTCATTGGCACTTTGTTGGCCATTAGCGGTTGGGCAAATTGGACAAAATGCGATTACTGATGGCGTTGCAAAGCTTAACAATTCAAGCATTCAAGCTGAGATCGTGGAATACGATAGAGGTTACCTTTCTTCTACTGTAACCACTCGCGTAACTGTGACGGATGAGAGCTTGAAAGAGCAACTTGCGCTCGATGGCTTACCGAGTGAGTTTGTCATTAATAGTGCGGTTAGCCATGGCTTAGTGAGCTTAAACGCGCTGTCGACGTTTGAGAATACTGACATTCTGCCTCTTACTCTGACTACCAGCACTGAGCTAAACGGCAACACGGATTTCAACTTCGAGTTAAGCCAGTTCAATCACCAAGGCTCAGAAGAAAATGGTACCTCGGTATCTATCACGAAGTCGAATCTGTCTGGCCATGCCACTGTATTAGGGCAGGTTGATTACCAGCTTTCTATCCCATCGGTTCAAATTGATTTTGAAACGGGTGAAGAGGTCACACTCTCTAACCTAAAAGGCATTGGCTCAGGCCAGCAAGCGAAAGGTTACTGGTTAGGCACGCAGAATTTTACTATTGATAGCTTCTTGATTTCAGATTCTGCAATGCAGCCATTCATGACCATCGAAAACTCTAAGTACGATTTTGAATCGCATTTAGATGAAGCGACTAAGCGCTTGAGCAGCAGTCTTAAGTTGGATATCGCCAATATTGAGACTAACGAAGGCCAGTTGAACAATCTAAACGTCGATTTTGAAATGTCGAAACTGGACAGCCAGTCGTTTGAGAAAATCTTTGAAATTTACCAGGCGAATCCTGTTTTGACACAAGATGATGTGGCTGAGATCATTCCGTTCATCGACGTACTGTTTGCTAAAGGCTTCGACCTTTCAATGAACAATATGTCGTTAGAATTAGGTAAAGGTCAGTTTGAATCTAAATGGTTGGTGAGCGTACCGGAAGGCACAGAAAACATCAGCAGTAACCCTTCAATGATTGTTCCTGCATTAACAGGTAATGTTCAATCTAGCTTCTCAAATGAGCTTGTTGAAGAATACCCTTTTATCCGTGAAGGTATCGACGAATTGATCGTGATGGAAATGATCAAGCAAACGGAAAGTGGTTATGAAATCACGGCTGACCTAGAGAATGGAAATCTAGTGTTTGAAAATGGACAAGAAATTCCATTAATTGCACTGCTTATGCCGGCTTTTGTTCAATAA
- a CDS encoding MurR/RpiR family transcriptional regulator, with amino-acid sequence MNTLEKIQKNLENFSKSERKVAEVIMASPQTAIHSSIATLAKMADVSEPTVNRFCRRLDTKGFPDFKLHLAQSLANGTPYVNRNVEEDDGPDAYTHKIFESTMACLDVAKNSLDAMQVNRAVDLLTQAKRISFFGLGASSAVAKDAQNKFIRFNIPITCFEDIVMQRMSCINCSDNDVIVLISHTGRTKSQVEIANLARENGATVIAITAKDSPLDKASSLSISLDVPEDTDVYMPMASRVVQMTVIDVLATGFTLRRGSGFRENLKRVKESLRDSRYEKYSQF; translated from the coding sequence ATGAATACATTAGAAAAAATACAAAAAAACCTGGAAAATTTCAGCAAGTCTGAGCGTAAGGTAGCCGAAGTAATCATGGCTTCCCCTCAAACTGCAATTCATTCTAGCATTGCTACCTTAGCTAAAATGGCTGACGTGAGTGAGCCTACAGTTAACCGCTTCTGTCGTCGTTTAGACACAAAGGGCTTTCCTGACTTCAAACTTCACCTAGCTCAAAGCTTGGCGAACGGTACACCTTACGTGAACCGTAATGTTGAAGAAGATGATGGCCCAGATGCTTACACGCATAAGATTTTCGAATCAACTATGGCTTGTCTAGACGTTGCTAAAAACAGTCTAGACGCGATGCAAGTTAACCGTGCGGTTGACCTGCTGACTCAAGCAAAACGCATTTCATTCTTCGGACTGGGTGCCTCTTCTGCTGTAGCCAAAGATGCTCAAAACAAGTTCATTCGTTTCAATATCCCAATCACTTGTTTCGAAGACATCGTGATGCAACGCATGAGCTGCATTAACTGCAGTGACAACGACGTTATTGTTCTTATCTCTCACACTGGCCGCACAAAAAGCCAAGTTGAGATTGCGAACTTAGCTCGCGAGAACGGCGCAACCGTTATCGCTATCACAGCGAAAGACTCTCCATTAGATAAAGCGAGCTCGCTGTCTATCTCATTGGATGTACCGGAAGACACTGACGTTTACATGCCAATGGCAAGTCGCGTTGTTCAGATGACGGTTATCGATGTGCTAGCAACAGGCTTTACACTTCGTCGTGGTTCTGGTTTCAGAGAGAACCTAAAGCGAGTGAAAGAGTCACTTCGTGATTCACGTTACGAGAAGTATTCTCAGTTCTAA
- a CDS encoding iron-containing alcohol dehydrogenase, with product MFQFMTSTKIIFGDGALPASLSLFNQYGYSVLLVTGNTLERTSLVTDYLDAQSMRYQHIAVSGEPNIKMVEEAATSARRFKPDMVVAMGGGSAIDMGKALAAVLPNQGNLYDYVEVVGRNVPLKTKPLPFIAIPTTASTGAEVTKNAVLKSGQDQVKISLRSPDMLADVAIVDPALTHGTNPYLSGRGAMDAFTHLMEAYVCGEPNPLTDMICEEGLRKLSCSVIQACIYDEPQARSDLAFASMLGGMAITNAKLGAAHGLASALGGKISAPHSVITARLAPFVMLENIAVAKEQQRNDILARYQRIAQIVTGNVKAKEEEAIAWLSEVLDTLKLPSLLEFGVCEAQFDEVSADALKSVAIKGNPLPLNQERLVHILKQVCEECSCGEGYHETASMNQANQLAPEQAAESSFTIINSYASENNVVEKGNSWTI from the coding sequence ATGTTTCAATTTATGACATCTACAAAGATCATCTTTGGTGATGGGGCACTTCCTGCTTCATTGTCTCTCTTTAATCAATACGGCTATAGCGTGTTATTGGTTACTGGTAATACATTAGAACGCACCTCACTGGTTACTGATTATCTAGATGCGCAGAGTATGCGTTACCAGCACATTGCCGTTTCGGGTGAACCCAATATCAAAATGGTTGAAGAGGCTGCCACGTCTGCTCGGCGATTTAAACCTGATATGGTGGTGGCAATGGGTGGCGGCAGTGCCATTGATATGGGAAAAGCGTTAGCTGCGGTTTTACCTAATCAAGGTAATTTATACGACTATGTTGAAGTGGTTGGGCGTAATGTTCCTCTTAAAACCAAACCACTGCCGTTTATCGCTATTCCAACCACAGCGAGTACCGGCGCTGAGGTCACTAAAAATGCGGTACTTAAATCAGGCCAAGACCAAGTCAAGATAAGCCTTAGAAGCCCAGACATGCTAGCTGACGTCGCGATTGTTGACCCAGCATTAACCCATGGCACTAATCCGTATTTATCTGGCCGCGGTGCTATGGACGCATTTACCCATTTAATGGAAGCCTATGTGTGTGGTGAACCGAATCCGTTAACCGATATGATCTGTGAAGAAGGATTGCGTAAGCTGAGTTGTTCTGTCATTCAGGCGTGTATCTATGATGAACCTCAAGCGCGTTCTGATCTTGCCTTCGCTTCTATGCTCGGAGGAATGGCGATAACCAATGCTAAGCTCGGCGCTGCGCACGGGCTAGCTTCTGCGTTAGGAGGTAAGATTTCTGCGCCGCACAGTGTGATTACAGCGCGCTTGGCACCATTTGTGATGTTAGAAAACATAGCAGTAGCGAAAGAGCAGCAAAGAAACGACATATTAGCGCGTTATCAGCGAATCGCTCAGATAGTGACGGGTAACGTAAAAGCAAAAGAAGAAGAGGCGATTGCTTGGTTATCTGAAGTGTTGGATACACTCAAGCTACCAAGCTTACTTGAATTTGGTGTCTGCGAAGCTCAGTTTGATGAGGTGTCTGCCGATGCGCTCAAATCAGTGGCGATTAAAGGAAACCCTTTACCGTTGAATCAAGAGAGGCTTGTACATATTCTGAAGCAGGTTTGCGAGGAGTGCAGTTGTGGAGAGGGGTATCATGAGACAGCCTCAATGAATCAGGCTAATCAACTTGCCCCAGAACAGGCTGCCGAGTCGAGTTTTACCATTATTAACTCTTATGCGTCTGAGAATAATGTTGTAGAGAAAGGCAATAGCTGGACGATCTAA
- a CDS encoding TfoX/Sxy family DNA transformation protein — MTETAFINYVNQFGEHQKRSMFGGIGLFQNDAMFALLSEGCLFIRGGKSLDKKLTDLDCEKYRHVKKQTTATVNYYDITDLFTCEHPELDSIIRTSIDNSIQQRSFKKSSASRRLRDLPNMQLTLERMVKKAGVDDVSMFMQLGAPEVFNKVRKAYGNDVDLKLLWKFAGAIDGIHWKLLQEPRKQQLLKGCH, encoded by the coding sequence ATGACCGAGACAGCATTTATTAATTACGTGAATCAATTTGGTGAGCATCAAAAACGTTCTATGTTTGGAGGTATTGGCCTCTTTCAAAATGACGCTATGTTCGCTTTATTGAGTGAAGGTTGTTTATTCATCAGAGGTGGAAAGTCATTAGATAAAAAACTGACGGATCTTGACTGTGAAAAGTATCGTCATGTAAAAAAACAGACAACAGCTACCGTAAATTATTACGATATTACTGACCTGTTTACATGCGAACATCCTGAATTGGATAGTATTATTCGTACTTCAATCGATAATTCAATTCAGCAACGTAGCTTTAAGAAATCATCCGCTAGCCGTAGATTGAGAGATCTACCAAACATGCAACTTACGTTAGAGCGCATGGTTAAAAAGGCGGGTGTGGACGATGTTTCAATGTTTATGCAGTTGGGCGCGCCTGAAGTGTTTAATAAGGTTCGCAAAGCGTACGGAAACGATGTTGACCTAAAACTACTTTGGAAATTTGCGGGTGCAATTGATGGTATTCACTGGAAACTATTACAAGAGCCACGCAAGCAGCAATTATTAAAGGGCTGCCACTAA
- a CDS encoding LysO family transporter, whose amino-acid sequence MFTGMIFIFAPLVVGYLFSISNDQTLEFINRSTSRLIYVILALMGLSLAALDNLGSNLQTILLYTVTFFVCLSICNLMALPAIDKLLPLKTDSSKKKLPLSSMAMESAKLILVVGSGLIAGLVLPISLDWVDTASEWILFVLLFFIGIQLRNSGLTLRQILLNKHGMVIAITIIVTSMLGGVIAAYILDIPLFKALAMSSGFGWYSLAGILMGDAFGPVYGGASFMLELLRELVALVLIPVLIRSYPCTSIGYAGATAMDFTLPVIQTTGGVRCVPIAIVSGFILSLLVPILMLFFVSLAN is encoded by the coding sequence ATGTTTACAGGGATGATCTTTATATTTGCACCACTCGTCGTGGGGTATCTTTTTTCTATTTCGAACGATCAGACGCTAGAATTTATCAACCGCTCGACATCGCGGTTGATCTACGTGATTCTCGCGTTAATGGGGCTAAGCTTAGCCGCCCTCGATAACCTAGGCAGTAATCTGCAGACAATCCTTCTTTACACCGTCACTTTCTTTGTCTGCTTAAGTATTTGTAACCTAATGGCACTGCCCGCTATTGATAAGTTACTGCCACTCAAAACCGACAGCAGCAAAAAGAAACTTCCCCTCTCTTCGATGGCGATGGAGTCGGCCAAACTGATCCTAGTTGTGGGTTCAGGCCTTATCGCTGGTTTAGTATTGCCTATCAGTCTTGATTGGGTTGATACCGCCAGTGAGTGGATTTTGTTTGTACTTCTCTTCTTTATTGGCATTCAACTGCGTAATAGCGGTTTAACACTTCGACAAATCTTGCTGAACAAACACGGCATGGTCATCGCAATCACGATTATCGTCACCTCAATGCTAGGTGGCGTTATCGCGGCTTACATTCTGGATATCCCTCTGTTCAAAGCCTTGGCTATGTCTTCTGGATTTGGTTGGTATTCTCTGGCTGGTATCTTGATGGGTGACGCCTTTGGTCCTGTTTATGGCGGCGCTTCTTTCATGCTTGAGCTGTTAAGAGAGTTAGTTGCCTTAGTACTGATTCCAGTGCTGATTCGCAGCTATCCGTGTACCTCTATAGGCTATGCAGGTGCTACGGCGATGGACTTCACTCTACCTGTCATTCAAACAACAGGCGGTGTTCGATGTGTGCCTATCGCTATCGTCAGTGGCTTTATCCTAAGCTTGCTTGTCCCGATTTTGATGTTGTTCTTTGTATCTCTTGCTAACTAG
- a CDS encoding response regulator has protein sequence MNKYLILCVDDEPEVLNSVLQDLAIFEENFLVEGAESVDEAKQVIKEMGQDGIKLALILCDHIMPDKTGIDFLIELNQNDYTKPTRKLLLTGQAGLEDTVTAINNAALDFYISKPWQGDQLRDTITQQLTDYVIANDKQLLNWTSILDTERILTSMANKRTSFGE, from the coding sequence ATGAATAAGTACCTAATTTTATGTGTCGATGATGAGCCTGAAGTTCTCAACAGTGTCCTTCAGGACTTGGCGATATTTGAAGAGAACTTTCTGGTTGAAGGTGCTGAGTCTGTCGATGAAGCCAAGCAAGTAATTAAAGAAATGGGACAAGATGGTATAAAGCTCGCGTTAATCTTGTGCGACCATATCATGCCTGACAAAACCGGTATCGACTTTCTCATAGAACTCAATCAGAACGATTACACTAAGCCGACACGCAAACTACTGCTCACAGGGCAAGCAGGCCTGGAAGATACGGTTACGGCCATTAACAACGCTGCGCTTGATTTCTATATTTCTAAGCCTTGGCAAGGTGATCAGCTCAGAGACACGATTACTCAACAACTGACCGACTATGTCATTGCAAACGACAAGCAATTGCTAAACTGGACTTCCATTTTAGATACCGAGCGCATCCTCACGTCAATGGCAAACAAGCGAACAAGCTTTGGTGAATAA
- the panP gene encoding pyridoxal-dependent aspartate 1-decarboxylase PanP, translating into MVTEQKTADVSFDSLLRIFTVPEGPDSTLTQIEDKLSRNLNQFLREHIVAEEKPLREIEKDFSNAHIPEQPEFVSEHTEHLLDSLVSHSVHTSSPSFIGHMTSALPYFLMPLSKIMIALNQNLVKIETSKAFTPLERQVLGMLHRLIYQDDDQFYSRWMHSANHSLGAFCSGGTIANITALWVARNNALKAQGSFKGVEKEGLFKAMKHYDYEGLAILVSERGHYSLKKAADVLGIGQEGLVSVKTDNDNRICTDDLRLKIEQLKQNKIKPFAVIGVAGTTETGNIDPLRDIAEVCAETDCHFHVDAAWGGATLMSNNHRHLLDGIELADSVTIDAHKQLYIPMGAGMVLFKKPDAMTAIEHHAQYILRKGSKDLGSHTLEGSRSGMAMLVYASMHIISRPGYELLIDQSINKARYFADLIKDQSDFELVSEPELCLLTYRYVPEPVKAALLKADAIKRVELNELLNELTKFIQKKQRETGKSFVSRTRLNPEAWAHQPIIVFRVVLANPLTGNDILSSVLEEQREISKLAPNLMGKINKLVTQINA; encoded by the coding sequence ATGGTTACGGAACAAAAAACAGCAGATGTTAGCTTCGACAGTCTTTTACGTATCTTCACGGTACCTGAAGGCCCAGATTCAACACTCACTCAAATTGAAGACAAACTTTCACGAAACCTGAATCAATTCTTACGTGAACACATTGTGGCTGAAGAAAAGCCGCTGCGTGAAATTGAGAAAGATTTTTCAAATGCTCATATCCCTGAGCAGCCTGAGTTTGTTTCTGAACATACTGAGCATCTCCTCGATTCTCTCGTGTCTCACTCGGTTCATACGTCTTCGCCAAGTTTTATTGGCCACATGACGTCTGCTCTGCCGTACTTTCTGATGCCGCTTTCTAAAATCATGATTGCGTTGAATCAGAATCTAGTAAAAATTGAGACCTCCAAAGCTTTCACGCCCCTAGAGCGTCAAGTTTTGGGTATGCTACATCGCTTGATCTACCAAGATGACGATCAGTTTTATTCACGCTGGATGCACAGTGCGAACCACTCTTTGGGTGCGTTTTGTTCTGGTGGTACCATCGCGAACATTACTGCGCTTTGGGTTGCGCGCAACAATGCGCTGAAGGCACAAGGCTCGTTCAAAGGTGTAGAAAAAGAAGGCTTATTTAAAGCCATGAAGCACTACGACTACGAAGGCCTAGCCATCTTAGTTTCTGAACGTGGTCACTACTCTCTGAAAAAAGCCGCAGATGTCCTTGGTATTGGTCAAGAAGGTCTAGTGTCTGTTAAGACGGATAACGACAACCGCATTTGCACTGACGATCTAAGACTCAAGATCGAGCAACTTAAGCAGAACAAGATCAAACCTTTCGCCGTCATTGGTGTGGCTGGTACAACCGAAACTGGTAATATCGACCCGCTAAGAGACATTGCTGAGGTATGTGCCGAAACAGATTGTCACTTCCACGTAGATGCAGCTTGGGGCGGTGCGACTCTGATGTCGAACAATCATCGTCACCTGCTTGATGGCATCGAGCTAGCAGATTCAGTCACGATTGACGCACATAAACAGCTTTATATCCCTATGGGTGCGGGTATGGTGCTGTTTAAGAAACCAGATGCGATGACAGCGATCGAACATCATGCTCAATACATATTGCGTAAGGGTTCGAAAGATCTTGGTAGTCATACGTTAGAAGGCTCTCGTTCCGGTATGGCAATGCTTGTTTATGCGTCGATGCACATCATCAGCCGACCTGGCTATGAACTGCTAATCGACCAAAGCATCAACAAAGCGCGCTACTTTGCCGACCTGATTAAAGATCAAAGCGATTTCGAACTGGTTTCAGAGCCTGAGCTGTGCCTACTGACTTACCGCTATGTGCCTGAGCCAGTTAAAGCGGCGCTGCTTAAAGCTGACGCAATAAAACGCGTTGAACTGAATGAGCTACTGAATGAACTGACCAAGTTTATTCAAAAGAAGCAGCGTGAAACAGGCAAGTCTTTCGTATCGCGAACGCGCTTAAATCCCGAAGCATGGGCACATCAACCAATCATCGTTTTCCGCGTAGTGTTAGCAAATCCACTGACAGGTAATGATATTCTTTCTTCAGTGCTTGAAGAACAGCGTGAAATCTCTAAACTAGCACCAAACTTGATGGGCAAAATCAACAAACTGGTTACGCAAATCAACGCATAG